A region from the Candidatus Thiothrix putei genome encodes:
- a CDS encoding Bax inhibitor-1 family protein, with protein sequence MAYLDMNSGTLVANASETERAGFIRRTYLHLGGAIVAYAALTTLLIQSGAAKPLMQLMQGSMWSWLIVLAMFMGASYLADKWAHSAISKEMQYAGLGLYVAAFAVISTPLIYGALNFAPNPNVLPSAALLTLMLAGGITFTAFTTRKNFSFLAPFITVGSFIALGVILASILFGFTLGLVFFGIMIVFAGAVMLYQTSQMVHEYHTDQHVGASLGLFSSVGLMFWYIVQFLMSLTGND encoded by the coding sequence ATGGCATACTTGGACATGAACTCCGGTACACTGGTTGCCAATGCCAGTGAAACCGAGCGAGCGGGCTTTATTCGCCGCACGTATTTGCATTTGGGCGGGGCAATTGTTGCTTACGCCGCACTCACCACCTTACTGATCCAATCAGGAGCCGCAAAGCCGCTCATGCAATTGATGCAAGGTAGCATGTGGAGCTGGCTAATTGTATTAGCCATGTTCATGGGCGCATCTTACCTCGCTGACAAATGGGCGCACTCTGCTATTTCCAAAGAAATGCAGTATGCGGGCTTGGGGCTGTATGTGGCTGCATTTGCGGTTATTTCTACCCCATTGATTTACGGGGCATTGAACTTCGCCCCTAACCCGAATGTATTACCAAGCGCAGCCTTATTGACCTTGATGCTGGCTGGCGGGATCACCTTCACGGCATTTACAACCCGTAAGAACTTTTCCTTCTTAGCGCCGTTTATCACCGTCGGCAGTTTCATCGCTTTAGGCGTGATCTTAGCAAGCATCTTGTTTGGGTTTACGCTGGGTCTGGTGTTCTTTGGCATTATGATTGTGTTTGCCGGAGCCGTTATGCTGTACCAGACGTCACAAATGGTTCATGAATACCACACCGATCAACATGTCGGTGCATCACTGGGGCTATTTTCCAGCGTCGGCCTGATGTTCTGGTATATTGTACAATTCCTGATGAGCTTGACAGGCAACGATTAA
- a CDS encoding SPOR domain-containing protein produces MTKDFKKQAAAGSAFGQYGLGWMVGGVAIGLLIGAGMYALANKGNAPDATTTTPPGLNTTSLGDTTNPATSTLSTTDVTATGDNGGTSTPQNLSSQDQPSDETPGFSYHAVLPQLEIDVPLAVQVEQQAAATKEPPDTKKPVAAAPPPKQADKKTVAVDTPKADTPKPETKKAPPAAAITGANALQIGSYKTQDQAADMQNRLKKKGLNSRVETANIQGATWFRVRVGPASSPEMLQKWQQTLSGMGISPMAIRM; encoded by the coding sequence ATGACCAAAGATTTCAAAAAACAGGCCGCAGCGGGCAGTGCCTTTGGGCAATACGGTCTGGGTTGGATGGTGGGTGGCGTTGCTATTGGTCTACTGATCGGTGCAGGTATGTACGCACTCGCCAACAAAGGCAATGCCCCAGACGCAACCACGACCACTCCACCCGGCCTCAATACTACCAGCCTCGGCGATACGACTAACCCCGCAACATCCACTCTCAGTACAACTGACGTTACGGCAACAGGCGACAATGGTGGCACATCCACACCACAGAACCTTAGCTCACAAGATCAACCCTCCGATGAAACGCCCGGTTTCAGTTATCACGCCGTCCTGCCTCAATTGGAAATAGACGTGCCACTCGCAGTACAAGTTGAGCAACAGGCGGCTGCCACTAAAGAACCCCCTGATACTAAAAAACCAGTGGCTGCGGCTCCGCCCCCCAAGCAAGCCGACAAAAAAACCGTTGCGGTCGATACCCCTAAAGCCGATACGCCTAAACCAGAAACCAAGAAAGCCCCCCCCGCTGCTGCAATCACCGGGGCTAATGCTCTTCAGATCGGTTCCTATAAAACGCAGGATCAAGCGGCTGATATGCAAAATCGCTTAAAGAAAAAAGGACTCAATAGCCGGGTTGAAACAGCCAACATCCAGGGCGCAACGTGGTTTCGGGTACGCGTGGGGCCAGCCTCTTCCCCAGAAATGCTACAAAAATGGCAACAAACCTTATCTGGCATGGGAATTAGTCCCATGGCAATTCGTATGTAA
- a CDS encoding primosomal protein N' — translation MNQERHIIHVAVPRPLRTLLSYTLSAEQQPAPGTRVLVPFGKQYAVGLVMSTATVATDAADDSFTLKAVEVILDVTPLADPHLLELLQWAARYYHHPVGEVIFSALPGALRKPKPLSSRLQKWLAVTPTHPAAEPNPNPDGNERLPNTLLLTDEQQQCLHSIQQWNQQTPRRPILLHGITGSGKTEIYLRLIEPLFTAGKQVLVIVPEIGLTPQLLLRFARFFGDTPMACLHSGLSDGERLKAWLQARSGTARIIIGTRSAIFTPAPHLAMIVIDEEHDASLKQQEGFRYHARDLAIKRAQMLDIPIVMGTATPSLEALYNAQTSRFHYVRLNQRPGTTRKPDLQIQDTRPFELQAGLTPHSLQTIRQTLAQGEQAMVFLNRRGFAPTLFCPSCGWHASCQHCSANLTWHARRNRLACHHCGAEQATPLQCPVCKNPKLTTQGQGTERLELTLQTTFPTALVVRIDRDSTSRKGQLEDKLSTVRSNDPLILVGTQMLAKGHDFPNLTLVVILDIDQSLLSTDYRALERLGQLLVQVAGRAGRADKPGRVILQTSQPEHPLLHQLVGQGYTPFARQLLEDRKRWHFPPFGYQALIRASSTASMEKALQFLEHISQRLLTIDSATIQRLGPIPAPLEKRANRYRAQLLLSSQQRAALHAALHQLLQQATTLPGRSGVRWSIDIDPIEFS, via the coding sequence ATGAATCAAGAGCGCCACATTATCCACGTTGCAGTGCCACGCCCACTACGTACCTTGCTGAGTTACACCCTAAGTGCAGAGCAACAACCTGCGCCCGGAACACGTGTTCTCGTTCCATTCGGCAAGCAGTACGCAGTCGGGCTAGTCATGAGCACTGCCACTGTCGCAACAGATGCCGCTGATGACAGTTTCACGCTCAAAGCCGTGGAAGTCATCCTCGACGTTACACCGTTGGCTGACCCACATTTGCTGGAACTGTTGCAATGGGCAGCGCGTTACTACCATCATCCGGTGGGTGAAGTGATCTTTTCCGCATTACCCGGCGCCTTACGCAAACCAAAGCCCTTATCCAGTCGCTTGCAAAAATGGTTAGCCGTCACCCCAACTCACCCCGCAGCAGAACCCAATCCCAACCCCGATGGCAATGAGCGCTTACCAAACACACTTCTACTCACGGATGAACAACAGCAATGTTTGCACAGTATCCAGCAATGGAATCAGCAAACCCCACGCCGCCCCATCCTTTTACACGGCATCACGGGCAGTGGCAAAACCGAAATCTACCTACGCTTGATTGAGCCACTGTTTACCGCCGGTAAACAAGTGCTGGTGATTGTTCCCGAAATCGGCTTAACCCCACAATTGCTGCTACGCTTTGCCCGTTTTTTTGGCGACACCCCGATGGCCTGCCTGCATTCCGGTTTAAGTGACGGTGAGCGCCTTAAAGCGTGGCTACAAGCCCGTAGTGGCACTGCCCGTATTATTATTGGCACACGTTCGGCTATTTTTACCCCCGCCCCTCACCTCGCCATGATCGTGATCGACGAAGAACATGATGCATCTCTCAAACAACAGGAAGGTTTTCGCTACCACGCCCGTGACCTAGCGATTAAACGGGCGCAGATGCTCGACATTCCCATCGTCATGGGAACCGCCACCCCATCACTAGAAGCACTGTATAATGCACAAACCTCACGCTTTCATTACGTGCGCCTCAACCAACGCCCCGGCACAACCCGTAAACCTGATCTGCAAATACAGGATACCCGCCCGTTTGAATTACAGGCAGGTCTGACGCCCCACAGCCTACAAACTATCCGCCAAACCTTGGCGCAGGGTGAACAAGCGATGGTATTTCTCAACCGGCGGGGTTTTGCCCCCACGCTGTTTTGCCCCTCCTGTGGCTGGCACGCCAGTTGTCAACATTGCAGCGCCAACCTAACTTGGCACGCCCGCCGCAACCGCTTGGCCTGCCACCATTGTGGTGCTGAGCAAGCCACTCCCTTGCAATGCCCGGTATGCAAAAATCCTAAACTCACCACCCAAGGGCAAGGTACCGAACGCTTGGAACTTACCCTACAAACCACCTTTCCCACCGCCTTAGTAGTACGCATCGACCGCGACAGCACCAGCCGCAAAGGCCAACTCGAAGACAAACTCAGCACCGTGCGCAGCAATGACCCATTGATTCTGGTCGGCACACAAATGCTGGCAAAAGGCCACGACTTCCCCAACCTGACCTTAGTCGTCATCCTTGACATCGACCAATCGCTGCTCAGTACCGATTACCGTGCTCTCGAACGCCTAGGTCAATTACTCGTGCAAGTGGCGGGGCGTGCCGGGCGAGCCGATAAACCCGGCAGAGTCATCCTGCAAACCAGTCAGCCGGAGCACCCTTTGTTGCACCAACTGGTCGGGCAAGGTTACACCCCCTTTGCGCGTCAATTACTGGAAGACCGTAAACGCTGGCATTTCCCACCGTTTGGCTATCAAGCCCTGATCCGTGCCAGCAGCACTGCTAGTATGGAGAAAGCCTTGCAATTTCTGGAACACATCAGCCAACGGCTGCTGACCATTGATAGTGCTACGATTCAACGTTTAGGACCGATTCCAGCCCCCTTGGAAAAGCGAGCCAACCGCTACCGTGCCCAATTGCTATTGAGCAGCCAGCAACGTGCAGCGCTCCATGCGGCATTGCACCAACTGCTACAACAAGCAACAACCTTACCGGGACGTTCAGGAGTACGCTGGTCGATTGATATTGACCCCATTGAATTTAGCTAG